The following are encoded together in the Silurus meridionalis isolate SWU-2019-XX chromosome 2, ASM1480568v1, whole genome shotgun sequence genome:
- the neurog3 gene encoding neurogenin-3 produces the protein MTKDRAVFTPVSEPEQERKAPRNNIFSLTSFRRRSIKCALKAKLSACGNRRAKANDRERHRMHNLNSALDALRRVLPTFPDDAKLTKIETLRFAHNYIWALTETLRITDHTPGLEIINEHPHASGSFTLHCSSASSSSSSFTSAQTYYTDLLLEEFDCTFIHHLTFGCDKDDAFISKGFSHPQSSSISTNL, from the coding sequence ATGACCAAAGACAGAGCAGTGTTCACCCCAGTCAGTGAGCCTGAGCAGGAAAGGAAAGCACCAAGGAACAACATATTTTCGCTCACGTCCTTCAGAAGAAGATCAATCAAATGTGCTCTGAAGGCAAAGCTGTCAGCGTGTGGAAATCGCAGGGCTAAGGCGAACGACAGGGAAAGGCATCGCATGCACAATTTAAATTCCGCCTTAGATGCACTTAGACGAGTGCTTCCCACTTTCCCCGATGACGCCAAGCTCACAAAAATAGAGACCTTAAGATTTGCACATAATTATATCTGGGCACTAACGGAAACTCTCAGAATTACCGATCACACACCGGGTCTGGAAATTATCAATGAGCATCCACATGCATCCGGCTCTTTTACTTTACACTGCAGCTCAGCAAGCAGCTCTTCATCCAGCTTCACCAGTGCGCAAACCTACTACACAGATCTGCTCCTGGAAGAGTTTGACTGCACTTTCATACATCATCTGACATTCGGGTGTGATAAAGATGACGCGTTTATAAGTAAAGGTTTTTCACACCCACAGAGCTCCAGCATTAGCACTAATTTGTGA